In the Desulfitobacterium hafniense DCB-2 genome, AAGGATACTCCGAGCAGGATGCGTTTAAGCAGGCCAAAGAGGAGCTCAGATTCCGCAGTGAAACGGCTAAGTCCAGCGATTTGCAGGAGCGGTTTGCCGAATACTATGCCAATATGAATCCTGCCGATTATGAAGCCGTGGGTTTGTTTTACGCAGGCTTCCTGTTCTTTGGCATTGCCATCGGCGCTCTGACCGGGTTTATCAGCAGCGGCGGCCGGGAAATGTTCATGGCTGGCGGTTGGATTGATACCCTGATTGGAGCTGCCGTAGGCATAACCATCGGCATCGGCTTGGGACTGATCAGCCATGCCATCATTGCTTTAAAGAAAAAGCTTCCGTCATAAGGAAATCTTAAGGAATCCATAAGCTGGAATTCCTATATGGCTCCTTGTTCTGTGCTTGAATAATATCAGCACAAAATAAGGAGTTGTTTTTATGGCCCAAAGACCAAGGAGAAAAAAGCGGAAATCAAAACCCCCCATGCTGTTGTTACTTCTGCTCCTGGTTGTTATAGCCGTCTTGGGATATAAGTACCTCCCTGAATCTCAGCAGTTAGCAGAGAAAATCTCCGGGGATAGAACAGGGACAGTTTCCCAGCTGAAGCCGGAGACCCGGCCCACTTCCTTATCCGTCGGCAGACTGAACAGTTCTCAGGCTATTCTGGTCCGCTTAAAGGATCAAAAGATTCTTATGGGAAAGGGCAGTGAAGAAAAAATCTATCCGGCTTCTTTGACCAAAATCATGACAGCCATTCTGGCTATAGAAAATCTGCCTAATCTCCAGGAGAAAATTCGACTTTCCCAAGCAACCTTTCAGGGATTGTACCAAGCCAATGCCAGCATGACAGGCTTTCAGCCGGAGGAGCAGGTCAGCGTCATGGATCTGTTATACGGTGTTATGCTGCCCAGCGGTGCGGAAAGCTGTGTCGGGCTTGCGGAGAGAATTGCCGGCTCAGAGAGGAAATTTGCTCTCCTGATGAATCAAAAGGCGGCAGAGCTGGGCATGAATCATACCCATTTTGAAAATGCCACCGGACTTCATGCTGAAAACCATTATACAACCGTCAAGGATTTGGCGGTTCTGCTCAGTTATGCCCTGCAAAATGATCTGTTCCGGGAAGTTTTCACTGCATCCCGTCATTCCACCCCGCCTACCAATAAGCACCCCGGCGGCATAACCTTTTACAGCACCATGTTCTCAGTACTGGGCAGCTCAAAGATTGCCGGAGGGGAAATTTTAGGGGGAAAGACCGGATATACCGATGAGGCGGGTTTATGCCTCGCCAGTCTCGCTCAAGTAGGCAAGGAGCAATACATTCTGATCACAGCCGGGGCCAAAGGGAATCATGATTCCGAGCAGTACAATGTTAGCGATGCCCTGGCCGTGTACAACAGCCTGGGCAAGGAATAGAATTCGGCCCTTTTTCAGGTAGGCGGTTCCCGATCTGGCTTTCTGGGAAAATTAAAAGATGCCAGATCGGAAGACAGTCTTAAAAAGGCCGGTTATAGTTAGAGATGAGAGGGGAAGTATGGCATAATAAAAGTGAAAAACAAAATTCACCTCAGTAAAGGAGTGGTCCGATGCAAACAGAAATCAAGAAGCAAATGCAGGAACTGGCGGAAGAAGAATACCGGGTGTTTTCCTCGGGCCTGCTTCCGAATATCGGCAATATCTTAGGGGTCCGTCTGCCCCTTTTGCGCAAAATGGCCAAGCAGATCACCAAGGCAGACTGGCGGGAATACTTAAAGACGGCCCGGGAGGATTCCTTTGAGGAGATCATGCTCCAGGGCATGGTCATCGGTTGTGCTCAATGTTCGGCCCCAGAAAGGCTTGCTTATATCCAGGGATTTGTGCCGAAGATCGATAATTGGTCGGTGTGTGACAGCTTCTGCAACGGGCTGAATTTTACGAAAGAAAACAAGGAGCTGGTTTGGGAGTTTCTCCAGCCCTATCTGCGCTCGGAACGGGAATTTGAAATACGCTTTGGGGTGGTCATGCTGCTCACCTACTATAGTGACCAGGAGTATATCAAAGCCGTGCTGGAAGGATTGGACGGCATCCGGCACGAAGGATATTATGTTAAAATGGCGGTGGCCTGGGCCATTTCCATCTGCTATATCAAGCTGCCGGAAGAGACCCTGCCTTATCTGCAGCATAACCATCTGGATGACTTCACCTATAACAAAGCCCTGCAAAAGATCACGGAATCCTACCGGGTGGATCAGGAAACCAAAAAGCAGATTCGCCTGATGAAGCGCCGATGATCATCAGTGCCAGCCGCCGTACGGATATCCCCGCCTTTTATTCCCAATGGCTGCTCAACCGCCTGCAGGAAGGGTATGTTCTGGTGCCCAATCCCAGGAATCCCTCCCGTTACAGCCGTGTGGAGCTAAACCCCCAGGTCGTGGATTGTCTCGTTTTCTGGACCAAGAATCCATCCCCCATGCTTCCCAGGTTGGCTGAGATCGTCGCTCTGGGCTACCCATTTTATTTTCAGTTCACCCTGACCCCTTATGATCGTGACCTGGAGCAGAATCTGCCGCCTAAGGAAACTTTACTGAACATCTTTCAGA is a window encoding:
- a CDS encoding DNA alkylation repair protein, which codes for MQTEIKKQMQELAEEEYRVFSSGLLPNIGNILGVRLPLLRKMAKQITKADWREYLKTAREDSFEEIMLQGMVIGCAQCSAPERLAYIQGFVPKIDNWSVCDSFCNGLNFTKENKELVWEFLQPYLRSEREFEIRFGVVMLLTYYSDQEYIKAVLEGLDGIRHEGYYVKMAVAWAISICYIKLPEETLPYLQHNHLDDFTYNKALQKITESYRVDQETKKQIRLMKRR
- a CDS encoding D-alanyl-D-alanine carboxypeptidase family protein, whose protein sequence is MAQRPRRKKRKSKPPMLLLLLLLVVIAVLGYKYLPESQQLAEKISGDRTGTVSQLKPETRPTSLSVGRLNSSQAILVRLKDQKILMGKGSEEKIYPASLTKIMTAILAIENLPNLQEKIRLSQATFQGLYQANASMTGFQPEEQVSVMDLLYGVMLPSGAESCVGLAERIAGSERKFALLMNQKAAELGMNHTHFENATGLHAENHYTTVKDLAVLLSYALQNDLFREVFTASRHSTPPTNKHPGGITFYSTMFSVLGSSKIAGGEILGGKTGYTDEAGLCLASLAQVGKEQYILITAGAKGNHDSEQYNVSDALAVYNSLGKE